A section of the Nocardioides oleivorans genome encodes:
- a CDS encoding phospholipase D-like domain-containing protein encodes MTAGRLLTTLRRALLTLLGLQVGLAVALSLVDSYRRRGKKPKPFPVSPPETVPVGGGQITTYTFGRDLYDDMLAAIDGAKKQILFETYIWKGDEMGWKFKTALTAAADRGVDVHCIYDGFANVVVSPAFKRFSPSLKVLRYPVWTAGLKFWNLRLYGRNHRKMLIVDEEVAFLGGYNIGSAYATEWRDTHVRITGPGVWDMKRAFADFWNLNRRHRIKRNERPLLLETASDWDPQIRIHKNIPRQWSFPIRSMYLEAIQRASRNVWLTTAYFLPDQDFVDAVADAARRGVDVRILLPLKSNHIVADWISRGYYGQLLRAGVRIVRFKDAMVHAKTATIDGSWSTVGTANIDRLSLQGNYEINLEVIDPDFAEVMEKVFRTDESNCLELTLDEWEARDLNRKFTESFLAPLRPFL; translated from the coding sequence GTGACCGCCGGACGCCTGCTGACCACGCTGCGCCGGGCGCTGCTCACGCTGCTCGGCCTCCAGGTGGGCCTCGCCGTCGCGCTGTCGCTCGTCGACTCCTACCGCCGTCGCGGCAAGAAGCCCAAGCCGTTCCCCGTGTCACCCCCGGAGACCGTGCCCGTGGGCGGCGGGCAGATCACCACCTACACCTTCGGCCGCGACCTCTACGACGACATGCTGGCCGCGATCGACGGTGCGAAGAAGCAGATCCTCTTCGAGACCTACATCTGGAAGGGCGACGAGATGGGGTGGAAGTTCAAGACCGCCCTGACCGCGGCCGCCGATCGCGGGGTCGACGTCCACTGCATCTACGACGGCTTCGCCAACGTCGTGGTCTCCCCGGCCTTCAAGCGGTTCTCACCGTCGTTGAAGGTGCTGCGCTACCCGGTCTGGACGGCCGGGCTGAAGTTCTGGAACCTGCGTCTCTACGGCCGCAACCACCGCAAGATGCTGATCGTCGACGAGGAGGTCGCGTTCCTCGGCGGCTACAACATCGGCTCGGCCTACGCCACCGAGTGGCGCGACACGCACGTGCGGATCACCGGGCCGGGCGTGTGGGACATGAAGCGGGCCTTCGCCGACTTCTGGAACCTCAACCGCCGCCACCGGATCAAGCGCAACGAGCGACCGCTGCTGCTGGAGACGGCGTCCGACTGGGACCCGCAGATCCGGATCCACAAGAACATCCCGCGACAGTGGTCGTTCCCCATCCGCAGCATGTACCTCGAGGCGATCCAGCGCGCCAGCCGCAACGTCTGGCTGACCACGGCCTACTTCCTGCCCGACCAGGACTTCGTCGACGCGGTCGCCGACGCCGCGCGGCGCGGTGTCGACGTACGCATCCTGCTGCCGCTGAAGTCGAACCACATCGTGGCCGACTGGATCTCCCGCGGCTACTACGGCCAGCTGCTCCGGGCGGGCGTGCGGATCGTGCGGTTCAAGGACGCGATGGTGCACGCGAAGACCGCGACGATCGACGGCAGCTGGTCGACCGTCGGCACCGCCAACATCGACCGGCTGAGCCTGCAGGGCAACTACGAGATCAACCTCGAGGTGATCGACCCCGACTTCGCCGAGGTGATGGAGAAGGTCTTCCGCACCGACGAGTCCAACTGCCTCGAGCTCACCCTGGACGAGTGGGAGGCGCGTGACCTCAACCGGAAGTTCACCGAGAGCTTCCTGGCGCCGCTCCGCCCGTTCCTGTGA
- a CDS encoding MFS transporter, with product MSGRLSPLATANFRWFFIGQVINRLGGSMAGVALAFAVLEIDDSASALGWVVAASSIPMVVFMLLGGAIADRLPRAVVLRGCNYVQGVAQSITALLVVTGRAEIWHLIVLQAVAGVVFAVSYPAFLGMVPILLPAEERQSAFLLIGQATSAVSIVGPALSGVLVATAGPGWALAIDASSYLIAASLLVLVRLPPGDRSTAKASVLGDFAAGWAFARKLGWVIPGASCALVFNALVSGGVNVLGPVIANDTIGSQGWGLATSAQAVGIFVAAFFLAKARLTRPMKAIMIAFVLWCVPLLVLGTRVEIWLLALAFFIAGAALSLLDLSWNLLVQEKVPEAMLSRIMAIDGFFSFVATPVGQIAVGPLVGAFGATGVEIGFFVVAVLVACFALTRRVLTDLRLTGAPPPELA from the coding sequence GTGAGCGGTCGCCTCTCGCCCCTGGCGACGGCCAACTTCCGCTGGTTCTTCATCGGGCAGGTCATCAACCGGCTCGGCGGGTCGATGGCCGGCGTGGCGCTCGCCTTCGCCGTGCTCGAGATCGACGACTCGGCCTCGGCCCTCGGCTGGGTGGTGGCCGCGTCGAGCATCCCGATGGTCGTGTTCATGCTGCTCGGTGGCGCGATCGCCGACCGGCTCCCGCGGGCCGTCGTGCTGCGTGGCTGCAACTACGTCCAGGGCGTCGCCCAGTCGATCACCGCGCTGCTCGTCGTCACGGGCCGTGCCGAGATCTGGCACCTCATCGTGCTCCAGGCCGTGGCCGGCGTGGTGTTCGCCGTCAGCTACCCGGCGTTCCTCGGCATGGTCCCGATCCTGCTGCCGGCCGAGGAGCGCCAGTCGGCGTTCCTGCTGATCGGCCAGGCCACGAGCGCCGTCAGCATCGTCGGGCCCGCTCTCTCGGGCGTCCTCGTCGCGACGGCCGGACCGGGGTGGGCACTCGCGATCGACGCGTCGTCGTACCTCATCGCCGCGTCGCTGCTCGTGCTCGTACGCCTGCCACCGGGCGACCGCAGCACCGCCAAGGCGAGCGTCCTCGGTGACTTCGCGGCCGGTTGGGCCTTCGCGCGCAAGCTCGGCTGGGTCATCCCGGGCGCCTCGTGCGCCCTCGTGTTCAACGCGCTGGTGAGCGGAGGGGTCAACGTGCTGGGCCCGGTGATCGCCAACGACACCATCGGCAGCCAGGGGTGGGGCCTGGCCACCTCCGCCCAGGCCGTCGGCATCTTCGTCGCCGCGTTCTTCCTCGCGAAGGCGAGGCTCACCCGGCCGATGAAGGCGATCATGATCGCCTTCGTCCTCTGGTGCGTCCCGCTCCTGGTGCTCGGCACCCGCGTCGAGATCTGGCTCCTCGCGCTCGCCTTCTTCATCGCCGGCGCGGCGCTGAGCCTGCTCGACCTGTCGTGGAACCTCCTCGTGCAGGAGAAGGTGCCCGAGGCGATGCTGTCGCGGATCATGGCGATCGACGGGTTCTTCTCCTTCGTCGCGACACCCGTCGGCCAGATCGCCGTCGGCCCGCTCGTCGGTGCCTTCGGGGCGACCGGTGTCGAGATCGGCTTCTTCGTCGTCGCCGTGCTGGTCGCCTGCTTCGCCCTCACCCGGCGCGTGCTCACCGACCTGCGACTCACCGGCGCGCCCCCGCCCGAGCTAGCCTGA
- a CDS encoding DNA-3-methyladenine glycosylase family protein, whose amino-acid sequence MATPVERTRTWVPDWPCAVGQVLRPQRRGAGDPTQRHEESGRVWRAMRTPTGPASLCLDARPSSGEVLARAWGPGAEWALDRVPALLGADDDPTGFEPHHPQVAEGLKRHPHWRIGGTGLVMEALVPSILEQKVTGKQAFGSFRELVRRHGEPAPGPVAPLRLMLQPTPEVIAAIPSWEWLKLGVQPAQSRTMVTACRLASSLERVGQVTGEEADKRLRTVRGIGVWTSAEVRQRALGDADAVSFGDYHLANWVGWALLGHDISDDEMAELLEPYRPQRGRAAMLAIAGGRSRPRRGPRMSIPTHLPAR is encoded by the coding sequence ATGGCCACCCCCGTCGAGCGGACCCGCACCTGGGTGCCCGACTGGCCGTGCGCGGTCGGGCAGGTGCTGCGCCCGCAGCGACGCGGGGCCGGCGACCCGACCCAGCGCCACGAGGAGTCCGGTCGGGTCTGGCGGGCGATGCGGACGCCGACGGGACCGGCCTCCCTGTGCCTCGACGCCCGGCCGTCGAGCGGCGAGGTGCTGGCCCGCGCGTGGGGGCCGGGGGCCGAGTGGGCGCTCGACCGGGTCCCCGCGCTCCTCGGCGCCGACGACGACCCGACCGGCTTCGAGCCACACCATCCGCAGGTGGCCGAGGGGCTCAAGCGCCACCCCCACTGGCGCATCGGCGGCACCGGTCTCGTGATGGAGGCCCTGGTCCCGTCGATCCTCGAGCAGAAGGTGACCGGCAAGCAGGCGTTCGGCTCCTTTCGCGAGCTCGTCCGCCGTCATGGCGAGCCTGCCCCCGGACCCGTCGCGCCGCTGCGGCTGATGCTGCAGCCCACGCCCGAGGTGATCGCGGCGATCCCGTCGTGGGAGTGGCTCAAGCTCGGCGTGCAGCCCGCGCAGTCGCGCACCATGGTCACCGCCTGCCGCCTCGCGAGCTCGCTCGAGCGGGTCGGCCAGGTCACGGGCGAGGAGGCCGACAAGCGGCTGCGCACCGTGCGCGGGATCGGCGTGTGGACCAGCGCCGAGGTCCGCCAGCGCGCGCTCGGGGATGCCGACGCGGTGAGCTTCGGCGACTACCACCTCGCCAACTGGGTCGGCTGGGCGCTGCTCGGCCACGACATCAGCGACGACGAGATGGCCGAGCTCCTCGAGCCCTACCGGCCCCAGCGCGGCCGGGCCGCGATGCTCGCGATCGCCGGTGGCCGTTCGCGTCCGCGCCGGGGACCGCGGATGAGCATCCCCACCCACCTCCCGGCCCGCTGA